The nucleotide window CAGCAAGTAGAGCCAGGTGCTGCTCTAGCACAGAAAAATTGTgtaactgtaaaagaaaaaaaaaaaaactgcagctcattTTTGGCTGTGGGTCCCCAAGCAGGTTGATTTGGCCATGGGGgaaggtttttcttttgtctgcacatcagaaataaaatcagacagATTTTATTCCCTAGTGTGTCAGACCAGTATGTCTCAAGGCagcacagttaaaaaaaaaaaacccggTAAGCAGAAAAACTctcattaaaaaccagagtaGGGTACAGTGAACTAAAGACTAAAAGcctactatatatatataaagatttCGATGAGACTCACTCAGGTGGCGTTTGTGGTCCTAAAGGATAAAAAACACCATATTAATTCTTTATTAATAACACTATGTAGACAGTAGTTGGTCCTAGCAGCTGTGGCGCTGATGAATTTTTAAAGATATGGGCCAGCTCTGTTTGTATTGAATGTGAAAGGACAGTTAAGCCTCCTAGTCTCATTCCTTTAGCATAAAAAGCCATCTATATTCCCCTGATAGGTCCCACATTATATCTTATCCTCTTCAGtttcttgctttttttaaagcctAACAAACCCTGATCAAACAAgagattttctcttttttgcctGGTAAAAAACAATTGTTTCCCAGTGTTATATTTCAAAAAGACATTCCATGTGTTTAGATGACTCAATTTTAATACAATTTTAGGAATTTTAGTGTTACTATAGGaattaaaacatgatgaaaaccACAGACATTATCTTTATCTCTAGTCAATTTAACAAGTTTTGTCATTGCTTAAGTCTAGGACAGTAGAATCAATATTGATGAAAGTCCAAAATCCCTCTGCCAAATCCAGAAGCTGTAGCAGTAAATACCCATCTGGGTAAGTACAGAAATTTTCCAGGAAATATTGTGGATTTTGGAAGATGGTTGAGATGACTGGAAGGCTTCCACAAAGGGGTTCAGATCTGACAGATCAAAATGTACCTCAGATCTGAGTGATTATGTAACgtcagaaaggaagaaaaaacagaatccaTCTTATTTGAGTATGAATTCTGATAAATAATCTTCTTGTCTGTGTGTACCTgttgctgctgtaatgtaaacATGAGACATGCCATGCAAGTAGTAACAAAAAGTTTATTATACAATTTCACAGATCTGTTCACCTCTACAACAAGCTCAGTGCACTGCTCATCACTGGAAAATTGttcaaataatcattttaaaaaaaggaattcAGCTCAAAAATCATGTTTCCATTACAATCAAAACTGCATAGATTCATACAAACAAAATCTCCTTGAACTTTTTTTGGCCAagcacacatttatttttaatttatctttttaaaatgtttattattaatgttatttttctatGATTACATGTTAACACAGACCTGCCCTTCACTACACATTGGAATCTGCAGTTTCTCTCCAAAGGTTCCGGGATCAGGTCTTAAGTCTATAAAAGGTGATAAAGATATACATTAGCAGTCTGAATCTGTGGGTGTGAGAGTTTGTGTAGCATTgtagtgtgttgttgttgttgtgtactACTGCTGTGGACCACATCCTCACACTCGGCAGGACACAAACCAggcctcactctctctgtccctgaTCCTGACGTTCCTTCAGAGCCAGTATTGCTTTTCGGTAAAGATCTATCAGGAGACAAGGTCAatctttttaaacaaaagtctggattttttttttccagtccaAAGTGTTACTGTATTTGATTGGTGGATGGAAGAAGTGGATGAGGCTCACCAAAGGTTGCAGAGAGGTCCACAGGTTGAGAGTAAGCTGCAGGCATCTCCTCTGTGTTGATCTTGTTCTTCCTCTTTACCTTCacaactttcttcttcttcttcctctcacctTTAGCTAAACATAAGATAAAAGAAAtattagatttcttttttctttaacagcaAATAACCAAAAAAAGTGTAGTCCATTAATAACTGATTACAACCTTTCAGTGGCTTCTCATCGTTGTCCAGTGATTCTGGCACATCCAGAGTCTCCTCTTTCACCTTTGTTTTGCGTTTCAGTTTGCCTTTTTTAGGAGGGATCAGGGCGCTGCTGGCTTTCTCTCTATGACCCAAGTTTTCTTGCTCTCCTTCATTACcgtcaccctcctcctcctcctcctcctcttgttcaTTTGCTTCCTCTGGATCTTTTTCACCTTCCTTGACCTTAACcggcttcttcttctttgtctttgtcttcagCTTCTTTTTCAGTGTGGACTCCTGGGAAAATTGACAATTAATCAGCAACAGTTTTGATAAATGATCAAccattttgaagaaaaatggTCTGGATCCCGCTTCAcgaatgtgaatatttgctgttttatgagTCCTCTTTGCTtggaaactgaatatctttgtgttttaaaccAGGATGGACACTTCTCTCTATTTTCTCAGATTTTCTAGACCAATggactaatcaattaatcaagaaaataattgccTATGTCTGTAGAAAAAGATGTAAGATGTTTCCCTGACCTTCTGCAGCATGTTTCGAATAGGTTGCAGCTTTCCTTCACCCttggtctttttctctttgtctttgggCCGATGCACCTGGCGAAGATCTGACTTGCTGGATCGTATTCTGAGGTGAGAAGTTGTTTAATATAAGAGTTTATCTCTAATTCTTTTGTGTAAAAGATTATGTTGACTTGACCTACAAATTCTCTGAATATAAAAGGTTTTTCTTACCGTTCCACCTTGGTTTTTCTGCGAACTTTCTCTGGTTTCCCATTCTTCACCCTCTCTCTTGGCTCCAGGGGCCTCTTGCTGTCCTGGGCTACACGAGTACACAGCTCAGGATAATCCAGACAAACGGCACGCAGCAGCCAGCGAAGACCTCGTAGAGTCTTTCTGTCCGACCACCGTCGCAGGTCCATTAAGGCTGAACAAGGCTCCTgaaaagggaaagggaaaagGTCAGTTTGTCTGCATTTCTAaagtgtctgtctgcctgctccTCCACAGTTCTGTGCTTCTCTGGCAGGACCCATACTTACAATATGGCACAGAGAGCGGCTCTGGTTAACCAGCTTTTCAAGAGACAGGATCTCAATCAGCTCACTTCCCAGCAAAGCGTtcattttgtcctgtttgtttgccAACCTGAAACAGAAGAAGTTTCAGCACAGGTCTGAGTGAGTTACAGTTATTCCTGTATTTTTCCTAATCAGCCACCAGAGGGTGCTGTAAAATGCAGACATGAAGTTGAATATATTTACACTAGTATGGGTTTTCCTGCCACTCTTGGTTGTTTCAGCAGGTCGGCCAGGACCTCCTTGACCTCCTTTATCCTGTGCCTGTCGCTGGAGTCCACCACAAAGATGATCCCATGGGCGTCTCCATAGAGCTCCCTCCAGGCTCCTCTCGACTCCGCTGATCCTCCAACGTCCAGCAGGGTGACCAGGTAATTCTCCACCCTCAGCTCGTTTCTTACACAGCCATGGGTGGGTCCTGCCTCCACACCATGGGGGACTGAAGAAGACGCGCAGTAAAGAGCAGGTTGACTATTTGTTCTATTTTTATTATACGCTTGTCAATCAGTATTAAAGTTACTGTTGAATTACCTTTTAACATTCCTCTGATAGAGGATGTTTTTCCTGCTTTGTCAAGACCAACGACAAGAATGGTCACTCTCCTGTAGAGAAGTATACACAGCATAGAGTTTGAAATAAAGAAGCAACATATAGCTTTATATTCAGTGTCCACTTTACTAGGTACACCTGTGCAATCTAATGCTACTGTTCTGCCATAAAGTCTACTTTTATGATGCCTATaacaggttttgtttgtttctttgattGTTTGGGgtctttttatgttttgtctaATGCAGGATATGTGCTGCTGAATGCATTCCTCTTTTAGACTCAAACTTTGATTTTCATCAGTATTTTTcaagatttcttttcttttcttttatttcatttttacctGATTGGCTCCTGTATTTTGGAGACCCAGGTGCAGCAGTTGCTCATCAGGTTGAACATGTTTACTTGAGGTGGGCAAGGCGAACACAGAGGCCACCATCTTCTCTGGAACTGGTACCTGCAGACAGACGGTCAGGCCTCAGTatgactcactcacacagacgcacacaggTAGAGTTGGCCGGTTGAGTCACCAGGGGGCCACGGCCAAGTCCAGCACAAAgatgttttgtgtctgtctcctgtGAGCTTAGAAGGCTTTTTACAGATGGTCAGACATCCAGTCAGTGCTTTCACTGCCAAGTATCTCTGCCTACCTCCACAGAATCTGAAATTAGCTGTAGTCTTGCATTCTTTAGCCCACTTTGagggaaaaattaaaaatttagtttaattaaaatCTTATCTTGTACAGTTTCTTGGATTATTTACCTTTTTCTCAATAACTAGTTTTGACAATAGCCTTTCAAATACAATCTGATGATGTGTGAGCACAGTAAAATCTTTTGTCCATGTCCAGGAAACTATAAGTGGTCCTCTCTAGTCttgtaatacacacacagcaggtatGTCTGAGGTAGTCAGGCcatgtgctaaaaaaaaaacacacagcaggtcTCTCAGTTCATTCTCCAGTGCATCTGTTCAGGCTCCGTAATCTGCTAAAGCCAGTTCAGATTGGCCCCCTTTTACAAGTGTTGTTAACAAGCCGACCCACATTTGTTTTGGCTGTAGTTGACAATGGGGTCATCACCTCCTCCACTATAGTGTAAATGAGGACGATTTCCACGTTTGAAAAGAGGACTTTGCCCAGACATCTGAACTTGCAGTATTTTAGACATTCAGAGCAACAGAGTCAATATCAGCAGTTATCGTGCAAGTCGTGTACAGTATTGAAGTTTGACTGTAAAAGATTTGTTTGCTCTATTAAAGAGATTTTAGAGGACTATTATTGACGATTATTATTGAATGTTGTATGTTCAAAGAAACTGAACAGATATTGTTTTTGCCATAAAAAACATACAGATTAGTGACTTTTATCGCTTCAAGCATTTTATAATCTACTACAATAATTTGTTCCAAACCTTTTTCGTTGTTGCTCTAGTCCATACTTTGGCACATATAATTAAAAATTAAGTTAGTGATCTCAgaaagtaataataaaatgagaaactgagataTTAAGCACAAAGAAAACTCCTGTTGATTTAAACAATCAATCTACAGTCAATCAATCTAATCTAAAGTAGATTACTTTGTGTTCATCACTgatagaaatatttttttattaatatatcTGTAATATCTTCTAAAAAACATAGCAGAACAGCACGTCAATCtcagtacacacaaacaatggGTGAGCAGTTCACATGTGCAGTATGATGCAGTGAATCAGtggattaaaacaaaacattttaaattcagtgGGCACTAAATGACCAGTACCTGATACAACTAATTAACTACATTAACTGTAAAAAGTGTGAcgttaaaaatctaaaaagctAAAAGAAATTCAGG belongs to Lates calcarifer isolate ASB-BC8 linkage group LG8, TLL_Latcal_v3, whole genome shotgun sequence and includes:
- the arl13a gene encoding ADP-ribosylation factor-like protein 13A, translated to MFNLMSNCCTWVSKIQEPIRRVTILVVGLDKAGKTSSIRGMLKVPHGVEAGPTHGCVRNELRVENYLVTLLDVGGSAESRGAWRELYGDAHGIIFVVDSSDRHRIKEVKEVLADLLKQPRVAGKPILVLANKQDKMNALLGSELIEILSLEKLVNQSRSLCHIEPCSALMDLRRWSDRKTLRGLRWLLRAVCLDYPELCTRVAQDSKRPLEPRERVKNGKPEKVRRKTKVERIRSSKSDLRQVHRPKDKEKKTKGEGKLQPIRNMLQKESTLKKKLKTKTKKKKPVKVKEGEKDPEEANEQEEEEEEEGDGNEGEQENLGHREKASSALIPPKKGKLKRKTKVKEETLDVPESLDNDEKPLKAKGERKKKKKVVKVKRKNKINTEEMPAAYSQPVDLSATFDLYRKAILALKERQDQGQRE